Sequence from the Cucumis sativus cultivar 9930 chromosome 1, Cucumber_9930_V3, whole genome shotgun sequence genome:
GTTGGATCACCTTTCACATGATTGACCAACTGGCTCTTCTTATGTGTCTCTTAGTAGTATTGATCACAACCGTCAATGTACGTTATCAAAATACCCTTTATATTTAGTCGCTTCATTATTGTTTTCAGGCATGAACTCTTGCTTTTTGAAGCACTAAGAGAAGGTTTGGAGGAGGAAATGGATAGGGACCCACGTGTTTGTGTCATGGGTGAAGATGTGGGTCACTATGGTGGTtcttacaaagtaaccaaagGTCTAGCTACCAAATATGGTGATCTTAGAGTTCTCGATACACCTATTGCCGAAAACTCCTTCACAGGTATGGGCATTGGAGCTGCTATGACCGGGTTGAGGCCAATTGTTGAGGGTATGAACATgggatttcttcttcttgctttCAACCAAATCTCTAACAATTGTGGAATGCTTCACTACACGTCTGGCGGGCAGTTCAAGATACCAATTGTTATTCGTGGGCCTGGTGGAGTTGGACGTCAACTTGGTGCTGAGCACTCACAACGTCTCGAGTCATACTTTCAGTCAATCCCTGGAATCCAGATGGTTGCTTGTTCAACACCTTATAATGCAAAGGGTTTGATGAAAGCTGCCATCAGGAGTGAGAACCCCGTGATCCTCTTTGAGCATGTTTTGCTTTacaacttaaaagaaagaattccAGATGAAGAATACATCTGTTCTCTCGAGGAAGCTGAGATGGTTAGACCAGGGGAGCATGTCACGATATTGACATATTCTCGGATGAGGTATCATGTGATGCAAGCTGCTAAAACTCTCGTAAACAAAGGTTACGATCCCGAAGTAATCGACATCAGGTCATTGAAGCCATTTGATCTTCACACTATTGGGAACTCAGTGAAAAAGACTCATCGAGTACTAATCGTTGAGGAGTGCATGAGAACTGGTGGAATCGGTGCTAGTTTGACAGCAGCAATCACGGAGAACTTCCATGATTATTTGGACGCACCAATTGTATGCTTGTCATCTCAGGATGTGCCAACCCCTTATGCAGGGACTTTGGAAGATTGGACAGTGGTCCAGCCTGCCCAAATTGTCACTGCTGTTGAACAACTTTGCcaataattagtttataagCAGCTATAGCCAATCTGTGCTTGAACTTCAGTCATAGAAGAGTTATTTCTCTCTGTTTGACCCCCATCGAGTtagttttaaagaaagaaagtttcGCTTTATATCTTTGAGCAATTTTTCGTTGTTGAGAACTGTGTAACAGtttgattgtttgttttctctcATTCCCCctggtttcattcttctttcaaacttgtttCTGTAATTGTCAAAGTCAGAAATAGGGCCAAGCAATGTGGGGGGGTCTTTATCTGTTCTTATAGGATCTATGaaccattttgtttctaatattAACTTATGGATGAGTTATTCAACGTGGCTGTCActcttttagtattttgtgTTTTCTCAAGGACAACGACCGTGTTTATGAGTCTATTATAACAGATTTTTGTTGGTATCATTTGGGATTTCTACTTGAAACGTTCatttacaacaaaaacaaaaagaaaattgacaaaGTCCAATACTTGGAGAACACGCTGGATGAAAGATGCACACAAGAAAGAGTTAAAGTAAGTTTTGATATCATTTCTTGGTCAAACTTCATAAGATTCATAAGCGAAaccattctttttctctctaacaTGAAAGAAGTAACATGTATGTTCTAACTTAGGCAATAGAGCCTCATTACGTGGAAAGTGGAAACCAAATTAAGGTGTGTGGTTGTGGTGATGCGCAGGACAATGGTCTGAAATAGACTAAAAAACTTGTATACCTTTCACGAATGACACTCATTGTTTTAATACCTCATATGTGCACAAAAAAAATGGCACATTCAGATAACATTTCTATTGAACTTTCTAACTAAATTTCCTGTAAGGACGAAAACTGAGAATGACTATTATTTTATACGacttttccaaattttacgTAATCTTTTCGTATTGTCACGAGgatcaaaattagaaataggaaatttgaagaagactacacataatattttcaaaacaatagcTAGATTCCATAGAGATGTTAAATTACGGTAGTTCCTGGTAGAAATTTTATAGAGATtgtccaaaagaaaaattgatattttggaTTTGTCATCTAAAGAAGTTAAATTTCTGTTTTGGTCTTGTTATTCATTCTGCTATttgtaaaagttaaaaacttcATAATGTTAGTTTTTGACGATCATCAACGGGTGTCAATAACAAAgacaaatacatatatataatattgcaTTGTAGGTCATCTGTGACCTGAGAAAAAAAGGACGTGCCGACCAACGGCGGCGGGTGTCGGAGCCAAAGACGACCTTATGGCCTTGCCATTGCCACCGTCCTTCCTTTGCATTgactcttctactttcttttatattgaatGGAATCCATCTCAGGGGATGTTCACACGTTGCCTCACCATCCATTAAATCACTATTTCTTCATAACTCACTCAGTTGCTAAACTCCCAGGTTGATGACGACTCTGCCAATAGTACTGCACCCTTTCCACATAAATGAAAAGTCAGAAAAGctttttcatctcaaaatcaatttcctTTTCCTGTTACTAAGGATTCTTGGATTCAtcttcataattttaattttgtgcacACCTGTTTGGACCAAGAAAGCACCAGATACCACTACATGGTCATGCCCCAATCTATTATACTATTATGGAGATATACTtcagtagaaaaaaaaaaaaaaacatacaataaAGTAACGTTGGTCACTAATGATA
This genomic interval carries:
- the LOC101204247 gene encoding pyruvate dehydrogenase E1 component subunit beta-3, chloroplastic, with protein sequence MATVFHALGAPSALSPPNSLHSNTSLLLHPSRSLSFFERKGRFFIVRSDVTGANHAFTPRSRSHHLITNAVATKADTSSPSTTSKPGHELLLFEALREGLEEEMDRDPRVCVMGEDVGHYGGSYKVTKGLATKYGDLRVLDTPIAENSFTGMGIGAAMTGLRPIVEGMNMGFLLLAFNQISNNCGMLHYTSGGQFKIPIVIRGPGGVGRQLGAEHSQRLESYFQSIPGIQMVACSTPYNAKGLMKAAIRSENPVILFEHVLLYNLKERIPDEEYICSLEEAEMVRPGEHVTILTYSRMRYHVMQAAKTLVNKGYDPEVIDIRSLKPFDLHTIGNSVKKTHRVLIVEECMRTGGIGASLTAAITENFHDYLDAPIVCLSSQDVPTPYAGTLEDWTVVQPAQIVTAVEQLCQ